One genomic window of Dehalobacter sp. includes the following:
- the feoB gene encoding ferrous iron transport protein B, giving the protein MKKNFTIALVGNPNCGKTSIFNALTGSRQHVGNWPGVTVEKKEGTVRFNGDEISVIDLPGAYSLSASSEDEIVAVNYILQEKPDVVVNVIDSANLERNLYFTLQLIEMDTNVIIALNMTDEAVKKNIFINTAKLGDVLGVPVVTTVATKNKGIQELLETSAAMKVKPSRPVQPDYWQTMNRESGALAEALAQAGIAGKESANLVAVRLLEDEAFARTQIAGCPTLEKLADKEKDRITSRFGLEPGIYLADQRYIFIGQIIRDCVRRETPPQRDLTEMIDRVVTNKWIGIPLFFVIMFLLYQITMGLGNNVLGGYVDSAFGILGRYVSGLLVNAPVLAQSFVSDALIGGVGSVLVFVPMMFTMYFLISFLEDSGYMARAAYVMDRLMNAVGLHGKTAVAMIVGSGCNVAGIMSTRTLDSRKDRMIGILISPFISCSARLPVYALFAGAFFRGKTIGIIPLAGLVIFSLYLLGIMVAVAAGKILSETLFKQEKSYFVMELPPYRLPTLKSLMRHMWKKTESFVRKAGTVILAIVILIWILSVFPVGVEPGSAESFLGKLGAVIAPILSPAGFGSWQASVALLVGIGAKEAIIATFGLVYGTGEGMLGAVLAQHFTPLSAYAFMVMTLLYSPCAATIGIIKKETNSNKWTLFSVLYSLIIGWIAAVLIFQLGSLFI; this is encoded by the coding sequence ATGAAAAAGAATTTTACGATAGCTCTCGTTGGAAACCCAAACTGCGGGAAAACAAGCATTTTTAATGCGTTGACAGGCTCGAGGCAGCATGTTGGCAATTGGCCGGGAGTAACCGTTGAGAAAAAAGAAGGTACGGTCAGGTTCAACGGGGATGAGATCAGCGTAATTGACTTACCCGGGGCGTATAGTCTTTCCGCCAGTTCGGAGGATGAAATAGTTGCGGTAAACTATATTTTGCAGGAAAAACCCGATGTTGTTGTGAACGTGATTGACTCAGCAAATCTGGAGAGGAATCTTTATTTCACGTTACAGTTGATTGAGATGGATACGAATGTAATCATTGCATTAAATATGACAGATGAAGCAGTGAAAAAGAATATTTTCATCAATACAGCGAAACTTGGAGATGTTCTTGGCGTACCGGTTGTTACTACAGTGGCAACGAAGAACAAAGGGATTCAGGAGTTGCTGGAGACTTCAGCGGCAATGAAAGTAAAACCAAGCCGGCCCGTCCAGCCAGACTATTGGCAAACGATGAACCGGGAATCTGGAGCTTTGGCTGAGGCCCTGGCCCAAGCAGGTATTGCTGGTAAAGAATCGGCGAACTTGGTGGCTGTCAGGCTGCTCGAGGATGAGGCGTTTGCTCGAACGCAAATAGCAGGTTGTCCTACCCTGGAAAAACTGGCTGACAAGGAAAAGGACAGGATAACGAGCCGTTTTGGTCTTGAGCCCGGAATCTATCTGGCAGACCAACGTTATATCTTTATCGGCCAAATCATTAGGGATTGTGTTCGTAGGGAAACGCCTCCGCAAAGAGATCTGACAGAAATGATTGACAGGGTGGTGACAAATAAATGGATCGGGATTCCTTTGTTTTTTGTAATTATGTTTTTGCTGTATCAGATCACAATGGGTCTCGGCAATAATGTTCTTGGGGGCTATGTGGACAGCGCCTTCGGGATCCTGGGGCGGTATGTTTCCGGCTTGCTGGTAAATGCTCCGGTCCTGGCCCAGTCCTTTGTCAGCGATGCGCTGATCGGCGGAGTAGGTTCTGTACTCGTATTTGTCCCGATGATGTTTACCATGTATTTCTTGATTTCTTTTCTTGAAGACAGCGGTTATATGGCCAGGGCAGCCTATGTTATGGACCGGCTGATGAATGCTGTCGGGCTGCACGGGAAAACGGCCGTTGCCATGATTGTCGGCAGCGGCTGCAATGTGGCCGGAATCATGTCCACCCGAACCTTGGACAGCCGGAAAGACCGTATGATCGGCATTTTAATCAGTCCGTTTATTTCCTGCAGTGCCAGGCTTCCGGTCTATGCGCTGTTTGCCGGGGCATTCTTCAGGGGCAAAACGATCGGCATCATACCGTTGGCAGGATTGGTTATTTTTTCACTGTACCTTTTAGGGATCATGGTTGCTGTCGCCGCCGGGAAAATCCTGAGTGAAACATTGTTCAAGCAGGAAAAATCCTACTTTGTTATGGAACTCCCGCCTTATCGTCTGCCGACGCTGAAGAGTTTAATGCGGCACATGTGGAAAAAAACGGAGTCGTTTGTCAGGAAAGCAGGGACCGTAATCCTTGCGATCGTCATCCTGATCTGGATACTATCCGTTTTCCCGGTCGGCGTTGAACCTGGAAGCGCCGAAAGTTTCCTCGGAAAATTAGGTGCAGTCATCGCACCTATATTATCCCCGGCTGGTTTTGGCAGCTGGCAGGCCTCTGTAGCACTTCTTGTCGGGATTGGTGCCAAGGAAGCAATCATTGCGACGTTCGGGCTGGTTTACGGGACAGGCGAAGGAATGCTCGGAGCAGTCTTAGCACAGC